In the genome of Streptomyces aquilus, the window AGGTCGTTGAGGCGGCGGGTCTCGCTGACCACCAGCCGCACCGCCGGCTCGATCATCGGGTCCATCGAACCCGACTCCGCCTCCAGCTCCTCCTCCAGGATCTCCGTCACGGCGGTGATCGCGGTGAGCGGCGTGCGCAGCTCATGGCTCATGTCCGCCACGAACCGCCGGGACGCGTCGTCCCGCGCGGCCATGTCGTCGACCCGTTTCTCCAGCGCCTCGGCCGCGTCGTTGAACGTCCGTGACAGATCGGCGAGTTCGTCGGTCCCGGACACCCGCAGCCGGGTGTCCAGCTTGCCCTCGCCCAGCCGGCGCGCGGCGACGCCGAGCCGGTGCACCGGCTTCAGTACGGTCGTGGCGGCGGCCTGCGCGAGCAGCGCCGAGCCGATCAGGGCGAGACCGGTCGCGATACCCAGCGACCAGGCAAGGGAGTTGAGGTCCTTCGCCTCCGGCTCCAGGGACTTCAGCATGTACCCGGTGGTGCCGCCGTTGATGACCTTCGTACCGGCCACCAGATACGGGGTGCCGTCCTCCACCACGCGCTGCCAGTACAGGTGGTACGCGTACTTGTTGTGGGAGTCGACCTTCTGTTCCTCGTTCACCGCCGTGCGCAGCGACTTGGGCACGTCCTGGAGCGAGAAGCCGTTCAGGGCACCGGAGTTGGCGGAGATGTCCGTGCCGTCGGAGTCCTGCGCGACGAGCAGCACGCTGAAGCGCTGGCTGCTCGTTGCCATCTCCCGGGCGGTGCGCTGGAGTTCGTACTGCTCGGGGTGGGCGCGCAGCAGGCCCGCGCGGTTCTGCATCTCCTGCTGGAAGTCCCGCAGCACCGCGTCCTGGGTACGGGTGAGCACGGCCTCGCGATTCAGCCAGTACGCGATCCCGGACGCCGACACGGCGGCGGTGAGTGCGACGAGACCGAAGACGACGACGAGCCGCAGCCGCAGACTGGTGAAACGCAGCCGCGACAGATGTCCCTTGCGAGCCGCGGCCCAGCCGCGGACCCCCCCTTGCGCTTGGGTCACTGAGGCGTGTCCAGCCGGTAGCCGACACCACGGACCGTACGGATCAGCGTCGGGGAGGACGGCACGTCCTCGACCTTGGCGCGCAGCCGCTGCACACAGGCGTCGACGAGCCGCGAGTCACCGAGGTAGTCGTGCTCCCAGACCAGGCGCAGGAGTTGCTGCCGGGACAGCGCCTGCCCGGGCCGCCGGCTCAGCTCAAGGAGGAGCCGCAGCTCGGTCGGCGTCAGCTGTAGGTCCTCGCCGTTCTTGGTGACGGTCATGGCGGCCCGGTCGATGACCAGACTGCCGAAGGTCGCCGCGTCGTTCGCCTCCCGCTCGCCGCGCCGCAGCACGGCACGGATTCGGGCGTCGAGCACCCGCCCCTGCACGGGTTTGACGACGTAGTCGTCGGCACCGGACTCCAGGCCGACCACCACGTCGATGTCGTCACTGCGCGCGGTCAGCAGAATGATCGGCAACTGGTCCGTGCGCCGGATGCGCCGGCACACCTCGAACCCGTCGATGCCGGGCAGCATGACATCCAGCACGATCAGGTCCGGCCGCTGCTCACGCAGCAGCTTCAGGCCGTCCTCGCCGGTGGCAGCGGTGGCAACCCGGTGACCCTGGCGCGTCAGAGACAGCTCCAGGGCCGTACGGATGGCGTCGTCGTCCTCGATCAGCAACAGGGAAGGCACGGGGCTCATTCTGGCCCATGGTGGGGTGGGGTTTCGACACCTGTACGGGTACGTGCACATACCGCTGCACTCAGTGATCGGCCTGTGCGATTCCTGGGACAAGGCCCTGTGACAGGTCTGTGACAGTCGGCGGACACGGCCATGAAGGTGCGAGGGCAAGCTTTTCGGCACAGGCAAGGAAGCGGCAACGAACTCCAGCGCCTGAGCAAGCCGAACACCGGAAGTCCACGACGGGGGGCGCGAGATGAACACGCTGCACAGCAACAGCACCAGCGCAGTGATCACGCGTCTGCACGACGTGAACGGGGGCCGGGGTTCCGAGAAGTCCGGTGCCGTGAGCGGGCGGGGGTGCGCTCGCGGCACCGGGCGTCAGCACACCGCGTACATGACGGTGGTTGACGGTTTCACGGGGGAATCGCACGGGGGTGCGGCGTACGGGGAGGGCTCGGGGGAGCGTCGGTCACTGTCGGAGGCGGAGTTCACCGCCTACGTCCAGGAGCGCCGTGCCTCCCTGTACGCAACCGCCTACCACCTCACCGGGGACCGCTTCGAGGCCGAGGACCTGCTGCAGAGCGCGCTGTTCTCGACGTACAAGGCCTGGGACCGGATCAGTGACAAGGCCGCGGTCGGGGGCTACCTCCGCCGCACCATGACGAATCTGCACATCAGCGCGTGGCGCCGCCGCAAGCTGAACGAGTACCCGACCGAGGAACTGCCGGAGACGCCCGGCGACACGGACGCGATGCGCGGCACCGAACTGCGCGCGGTCCTGTGGCAGGCGCTGGCCCGGCTGCCCGAACTCCAGCGGACGATGCTGGTCCTGCGTTACTACGAGGGCCGCACCGACCCGGAGATCGCGGAGATCCTCGACATCAGTGTCGGCACGGTCAAGTCGAGCATCTGGCGGTCGCTCCGCCGGCTGCGCGAGGACGAGGTCCTCAGCCACGGCCGTGACGAGGAGAACGCCTTCGGGGAGCTTGTCGCCTGAAGGTTGGGGGGGAGCACCACCACGGGGAAGCACCACCACGGGGGAGCGGTAACGGTGGTGCGGTAGTACGGGGGAGCAGTAACCGGGGGGTTTCACGGGGGAAGCACCACGGGGGAACACGGGGGATGGCGGGGCTGGAGGGCCGGGGGGTCCGTCCAGCCCCGTTTTCTTGTGCGCGGTCAGCGGTGGACCGTCATGGGAGCCGCGTCGGCCCGGCTGTCTCCCACGGCGATGCTCTCGGTGGGGTCCACGCCCTCGATGGCGTACGCGTTCGTCTCGTGCTCGCCAGAGCCGTCGTACACGCCGTCCCCGGTGTCGTCGCAGGGTTCGACCCTCACCGTGCCCAGCCGCTCGCCGACGGTGAAGACGGACTTCTCGGTGGGCAGATAGCCCCGCCCGTCGTACCTCACCAGCCCCGCGCAGGAGGCCGCGCCGCCGTCCGACTCCGTGCATCCGGCCAGGGCCAGCACCGCGGCCGTCGCCAGCAGCGCTCCCCATCTGATCGTCGTCATGGTCCTACGACGACGGAGGCCCCGAAGACGTTCAGCCCGCCCGCGTCGAAGCCGCCGGGCG includes:
- the afsQ1 gene encoding two-component system response regulator AfsQ1; this encodes MPSLLLIEDDDAIRTALELSLTRQGHRVATAATGEDGLKLLREQRPDLIVLDVMLPGIDGFEVCRRIRRTDQLPIILLTARSDDIDVVVGLESGADDYVVKPVQGRVLDARIRAVLRRGEREANDAATFGSLVIDRAAMTVTKNGEDLQLTPTELRLLLELSRRPGQALSRQQLLRLVWEHDYLGDSRLVDACVQRLRAKVEDVPSSPTLIRTVRGVGYRLDTPQ
- a CDS encoding SigE family RNA polymerase sigma factor; its protein translation is MNTLHSNSTSAVITRLHDVNGGRGSEKSGAVSGRGCARGTGRQHTAYMTVVDGFTGESHGGAAYGEGSGERRSLSEAEFTAYVQERRASLYATAYHLTGDRFEAEDLLQSALFSTYKAWDRISDKAAVGGYLRRTMTNLHISAWRRRKLNEYPTEELPETPGDTDAMRGTELRAVLWQALARLPELQRTMLVLRYYEGRTDPEIAEILDISVGTVKSSIWRSLRRLREDEVLSHGRDEENAFGELVA
- a CDS encoding sensor histidine kinase — its product is MTQAQGGVRGWAAARKGHLSRLRFTSLRLRLVVVFGLVALTAAVSASGIAYWLNREAVLTRTQDAVLRDFQQEMQNRAGLLRAHPEQYELQRTAREMATSSQRFSVLLVAQDSDGTDISANSGALNGFSLQDVPKSLRTAVNEEQKVDSHNKYAYHLYWQRVVEDGTPYLVAGTKVINGGTTGYMLKSLEPEAKDLNSLAWSLGIATGLALIGSALLAQAAATTVLKPVHRLGVAARRLGEGKLDTRLRVSGTDELADLSRTFNDAAEALEKRVDDMAARDDASRRFVADMSHELRTPLTAITAVTEILEEELEAESGSMDPMIEPAVRLVVSETRRLNDLVENLMEVTRFDAGTARLVLDDVDVADQITACIDARAWLDAVDLDAERGIHARLDPRRLDVILANLIGNALKHGGSPVRVAVRTADAEGGEAAEVVIEVRDHGPGIPEDVLPHVFDRFYKASASRPRSEGSGLGLSIALENAHIHGGEITAANSPEGGAVFTLRLPRDVSELAQEGEEKKSP
- a CDS encoding DUF6281 family protein, translated to MTTIRWGALLATAAVLALAGCTESDGGAASCAGLVRYDGRGYLPTEKSVFTVGERLGTVRVEPCDDTGDGVYDGSGEHETNAYAIEGVDPTESIAVGDSRADAAPMTVHR